In Canis lupus dingo isolate Sandy chromosome 32, ASM325472v2, whole genome shotgun sequence, the following are encoded in one genomic region:
- the FGF5 gene encoding fibroblast growth factor 5 isoform X2 encodes MSLSLLLLLFLSHLILSAWAHGEKHLAPKGQPGPAATGRNPGGAGGSSTSGGTTSSSSSSVSSAPGASPGIRGSGSEQGSFQWSPSGRRTGSLYCRVGIGFHLQIYPDGKVNGSHEANMLSQVYR; translated from the coding sequence ATGAgcttgtccctcctcctcctcctcttcctcagccaCCTGATCCTCAGCGCCTGGGCTCACGGGGAGAAGCACCTCGCCCCCAAAGGGCAACCCGGACCCGCTGCCACCGGCCGGAacccgggcggcgcgggcggcagCAGCACCAGCGGGGGCACGAcgtcttcctcttcttcctccgtCTCCTCCGCCCCCGGGGCTTCGCCGGGCATCCGAGGAAGCGGCTCGGAGCAGGGCAGCTTCCAGTGGAGCCCCTCGGGGCGCCGGACCGGCAGCCTCTACTGCAGAGTGGGCATCGGTTTCCATCTGCAGATCTACCCGGATGGCAAAGTCAATGGCTCCCACGAAGCCAATATGTTAA